Proteins co-encoded in one Nicotiana sylvestris chromosome 7, ASM39365v2, whole genome shotgun sequence genomic window:
- the LOC138873244 gene encoding uncharacterized protein, whose amino-acid sequence MAIDMNIQELLVIGDSDLLIYQVGAKILPYLHHVQVLRKRFTKTEFQHVPRVQNEFVDALATLSSMIQHPDKNFIDHILVKIHDQPAYCAHVEEEADRKPGFHDIKEYLTKEEYPELANLLRNEHFGGCPTISFIAEESCIGGLRIWDY is encoded by the coding sequence atggccattgacatgaacattcaagagttgctagtaattggagattcggaCTTGCTTATATATCAGGTCGGGGCcaaaatactcccttatctgcatcacgtacaagttttgagaaagaggttcacaaaaacagagttccagcatgttcccagagtccagaatgagtttgtcgatgcattggctaccctatcatccatgatacaacatccagataagaactttatTGATCACATTCTGGTAaaaatccatgatcagccagcttattgtgctcatgttgaggaagaagcagacagaaAGCCTGGGTTTCATGATATTAAGGAATATTTGACAAAAGAAGAATACCCAGAGCTCGCAAATCTACTCAGAAACGAACACtttggaggttgtccaacaatttctttcatagcggaggaatcctgtataggaggactccggaTTTGGGATTACtga